From Nicotiana tabacum cultivar K326 chromosome 15, ASM71507v2, whole genome shotgun sequence, the proteins below share one genomic window:
- the LOC107761324 gene encoding zinc finger protein 8-like produces MDKTKREAVDFMNVETFSQLIPFIRPPPPPVKEKPIRLFGKELEGGRNATTTTDMSESIDSNPFHDEPEIITANPVNYAYKESHIGNNEESNKKYECQYCFRNFPTSQALGGHQNAHKRERQNAKRAHLQSALAHEANIYGIMNHHRLGEPAAPSTTRYSTWNNINNSTRSYGNHHVISPYSQTPINRNPLAFWRISPAVHQNFSSNLVFPNDDLKPFPTVKSPNCDSTFGYEPKGGVQDHLSLDLHL; encoded by the exons ATGGACAAGACAAAAAGAGAAGCTGTTGATTTCATGAACGTGGAGACCTTCTCTCAGCTAATTCCCTTTATCCGACCACCACCACCACCTGTTAAAGAAAAGCCCATTCGGCTTTTCGGCAAAGAACTTGAAGGTGGTCGTAATGCTACGACCACGACTGACATGTCTGAATCCATTGACAGCAACCCTTTTCATGACGAACCTGAAATAATTACTGCGAATCCTGTGAACTATGCTTATAAAGAAAGTCATATCGGCAACAATGAGGAGAGTAACAAGAAATATGAATGTCAATATTGTTTTAGGAACTTCCCAACTTCTCAAGCCTTAGGAGGCCATCAAAATGCACACAAGAGAGAACGCCAGAATGCCAAACGAGCTCATCTTCAGTCTGCCTTAGCACATG AGGCAAACATATATGGGATAATGAACCATCATCGCCTTGGTGAACCAGCAGCTCCTAGTACTACTCGTTATTCAACATGGAACAACATTAACAATAGTACGAGGTCTTATGGAAACCATCATGTTATTAGTCCTTATTCTCAAACTCCTATAAACAGAAATCCATTGGCATTTTGGCGGATTTCTCCAGCAGTTCATCAGAATTTTTCTTCTAACTTAGTGTTTCCTAATGATGATTTGAAACCTTTTCCAACGGTTAAAAGCCCTAATTGTGATAGCACATTTGGATATGAACCCAAGGGAGGAGTTCAAGATCATTTAAGTTTAGATTTGCACTTGTAA